CCAGCAGCTTTCCACGAAAGTGGCAGACGTAATCTACGCGCGGTTTCTGGCGCTTTATAATAACAAGGAACCTACCCCCCGCCAAATCCTCAACACAGCACCGGAAGTATTACGCAGCATCGGTCTTTCCAATGCCAAAGTTTCCTATGTACACAACGTAGTCACTTTTGTGCTGGCAGAAAAACTAACCGATGCGAAGCTGCATAAGATGGAGGACGAAGCGGTGATTGTTTATCTTACCCAAATCAAGGGCGTGGGCCGGTGGACCGTAGAAATGCTGCTCATGTCTCATCTCCTGCGCGAGGATGTATTTTCCATCGACGACTTCGGCCTGCAACAGGCCATGATCAAGCTGTACAAACTGGACGACACCGATAAAAAAGCCCTCCGGGAAAAGCTGAAAAAGATCTCTTCCAAATGGGCGCCCTATCGTACACATGCCTGCCGGTATCTGTGGATGTGGCTGGACCAGTAATAAATCTTCCGATGTAAATACATTGCGTACCCACTTTTTATATTTGTTTTACGAGCGTGCAGGGAAGTTGTTTGATAAACAGCCTCCGGATGATAAGATCCTGTTATAAACCACCCCCTTCCGCTGTATCCACCCTTAAAAAACCAGATACGCCTGCTATGAACAACCTTGTTTTATTAATCGGAAATGATATCAATAACATGTCCAGCAGACAAAGCTGGAAAGATCTGCTACAGGATATTATCACCTTCTGCCATACCGGTGACTGCATAGAACTGGATGATAAAAAACCATTCCCGCTCCTGTATGAAGAAATATTTTTAACCGCTATCAAAAGAGAAAAACTCAGGGAGAAAGACCTGAAAGCATTTATAGCCATCAAAGCAGCCGAAATAAAAGGTAATGAACTGCACAACGCCATACGTGCACTGAAGCCGGCGCATGTACTCACCACCAATTACGAGTTTACACTGGAAGGCCGTACCCCTTTTGAAAATACCAGTCTTATCAATGAAAAGTTCTACAGCATTTTCAGGCGGTACAAAATGGATGACATCAATTACTGGCATATTCATGGCGACTGTCTCAATCCCATGAGCATTAACCTGGGCTTTGAGCACTATGGCGGCCAGTTACAGCTGATGCGCAACTATGTAGTAAGCGGCACTGTTTACTCCAGCAAAGAAGTACCAAAGGCATCCTTACTGCGACGCATACACGCTAAACAAGTGTACTTCCATTCCTGGATCGATCTTTTCTTTACCCGAGACATTCATATTTTCGGGCTGTCGCTGGACTTTGTAGAAACAGACCTGTGGTGGTTGCTGACATATCGCGCGCGGCAAAAATTTCATCATAAAAATATCCCGGTACCCAACAACATTTACTATTATATCCCGGAAGAATATATGGCCGCCTCGAAATTCAAACTGGACCTGCTTAAAGCCAATGATGTAACTATTGTGAGCTTGCCGGGAAAAGACAAACTCGCTTATTATAAAACAATTATTCACCGCATCGGAAAACTGAAATAAGAAAGATGCCGGTAATCATCTTCATAAAAAAATAATACTACTGTAACTTTCCTGATAACGGCAGCGTTTTTGCAAACATGAAGTATTCTGACAGAAGTAAACCCGAAAGGCGCTTTTGTTGTTAAAGATTAAAACAAACATTATGTTACTCGAATTAGCAATCTCGCTGGCCACTGCATTTTTTACACCTGTTCAGCAACAGCGGCCCCCGAAAACACAGACGATTTACGTGAAGGAGTCCAAGGAACCCTGCACCGGCGTAGCTCCGATGGAATGCCTGCAGATAAAAGGTATCCGGGATTCCGCCTGGACAAACCTGTATACCAATATTAACGGCTTTAAATACACTCCGGGATATCGCTACAAACTGATTGTAAAGGTTACCACCATCAAAAATCCACCGGCAGACGGTTCTTCCTTAAAATACACGCTTAAAAAAGTATTGGAGAAAAAGAAAATTGAAACACCGGATAAGCCAACACAAGGCAGCGAGTGGGCATACATTGCCAGCAAAAGATGGGGTGTAATAAAGATGGGCGACAGCATCCTGTCGCAGTCCGGTATCTGGCTTGAATTTGACCCGGCAGCTGGTCGTTTCCATGGCAAAGGCGGTTGCAACAGCATTTCCGGCGGCTACAATTCCACTGCGGACAACATCACTTTTACGATGGCAATCAGTACCAGGATGGCCTGCATGGACCCCGGCGTAATGCACCGTGAAACAGCATTCCTCCAGTTGATCAGCGAGCATACCTACAAATATGATGTAGCAGATCAAACCCTCAACCTGTACGAAGATGGAAAAATAGTACTGATGCTGGGAATGATGCAGAAAGAAGAAAATAAATAACAAACACGCATAATAAAAGGGTTGTTACGGTATACTGTAACAACCCTTTTCGTTTTGATAAAGCTATGGTTTGCTAACAATTAAAAGCACTGTTATTAATACGCCGCGCTGGCAATATCTCCCAACGCTGCTACCAGCTTATTGCCGGAGCTATACTCAAACAACATGGCGTTAGAGTCATGCGCTCCTACTGTTACTACCACCTGCACCCTTCCTTCCCGTTGAGCAGGCACCTGCACCACCAGGTATTCAGGGTTTGCCTGCAATACCTGCGCAGCTACATCACCAAAAATCACTTTATTATCCGCTATTTCTTCGCTGAATCCATGACCTTTGATCATCAGAAAATTTCCTGCACTACCGGTTACGGGTATCGCAGCGGATGTTTTCTTTCCGGGGTTTGGGGCACAAGCCATCATGGCTGTTATCAACAACGTGAGGAGGGCCACAAACATTTTACAATGTTTCATTTTTTTTCTTTTGGGGGTGGGCAACAAAACCCTGTTACAAATTTTCACCGGGGTTAACACTATCACATTTTGCAACTCATTATTGTAATAGTATTTATCGGTATTAAACGAATGCAAATTTACAATCTGTCATGTTATAAAACACGCGTAAAAGCAACATAAATAATAAATACGTAGTACTACGTAACCGGCTATATGAAAATAAGCAGCTTACTTTTTCAGCAGCTGCGCCTTATTATATTCCCAGTTCATACGGGCAATATGTAACACAGAAATCTGCTGCGGGCATTCCGCTTCACACGCTTCTGTGTTACTACAGTGGCCAAAGCCTTCGAGGTCCATCTGGTCTACCATCTTCCTCACTCTCGACTGGGCTTCTATCTGTCCTTGCGGCAACATCGCCAGGTGCGCAATTTTTGCGCTGGTAAACAATGCAGCACTGGAATTTTTACATACCGCTACGCAGGCGCCGCAACCAATGCAGGCCGCCGCATCAAAGGCTGCTTCAGCCACCGTATGTCCTATAGGGATACTATTTGCCTCCGGCGCCTGTCCGGTGTTTACACTTACATAACCGCCCGACTGGATTACACGGTCAAGCGCACTGCGGTCAATTTTAAGATCGCATTTTACCGGGAAAGC
The Chitinophaga sp. MM2321 DNA segment above includes these coding regions:
- a CDS encoding IPT/TIG domain-containing protein produces the protein MKHCKMFVALLTLLITAMMACAPNPGKKTSAAIPVTGSAGNFLMIKGHGFSEEIADNKVIFGDVAAQVLQANPEYLVVQVPAQREGRVQVVVTVGAHDSNAMLFEYSSGNKLVAALGDIASAAY
- a CDS encoding DUF4377 domain-containing protein — translated: MLLELAISLATAFFTPVQQQRPPKTQTIYVKESKEPCTGVAPMECLQIKGIRDSAWTNLYTNINGFKYTPGYRYKLIVKVTTIKNPPADGSSLKYTLKKVLEKKKIETPDKPTQGSEWAYIASKRWGVIKMGDSILSQSGIWLEFDPAAGRFHGKGGCNSISGGYNSTADNITFTMAISTRMACMDPGVMHRETAFLQLISEHTYKYDVADQTLNLYEDGKIVLMLGMMQKEENK
- a CDS encoding DNA-3-methyladenine glycosylase 2 family protein → MPISPRTLTIAPTDYQTHLCRDKRLQKIILGPLKERTIQKNFPLRLVRAIMNQQLSTKVADVIYARFLALYNNKEPTPRQILNTAPEVLRSIGLSNAKVSYVHNVVTFVLAEKLTDAKLHKMEDEAVIVYLTQIKGVGRWTVEMLLMSHLLREDVFSIDDFGLQQAMIKLYKLDDTDKKALREKLKKISSKWAPYRTHACRYLWMWLDQ
- a CDS encoding succinate dehydrogenase/fumarate reductase iron-sulfur subunit, with product MHIRLKIWRQENQDAAGKMVAYKLENIDPELSFLEMLDMLNEQLLQQGERTIEFDHDCREGICGQCGVMINGRAHGPLLNTTTCQLQMRVFKDGDEIYIEPFRATAFPVKCDLKIDRSALDRVIQSGGYVSVNTGQAPEANSIPIGHTVAEAAFDAAACIGCGACVAVCKNSSAALFTSAKIAHLAMLPQGQIEAQSRVRKMVDQMDLEGFGHCSNTEACEAECPQQISVLHIARMNWEYNKAQLLKK